The genomic stretch CGGGCATGGGGGTGAGCCACTGGGAGAAGTCGCGGTCGAAGAACTCCCAGTCCGGGAGCAGCACGCCGGCGATGGCCAGGATGCCGAAGCCGTACgtggccgccgccttccgcaGCGACGCCGTGGCAAGCCCCGTAATCACCACgaccgccgccagcgccacgAGGCTCCGCCGCAGCAGCTCGTCCCTCCCCATGCCGCCCGGGCCCTCGGCCGCCAGCCTCCCCGTTCCTCCTCGACCGAACAACCCTTCTCGAAGCTTCGGCTCCCTGCCTCCGTCCCTTCCCCTTCCTGGGGACACGAAACGAGAAGCGCGTGCGCcctgcgctgctgctgccgccgccgccgccgccgccgcttgtctCGATTTCCTTCCCCGCTGGCCGTCCGGCTCGCTTTGCTGCTGGTGGTCTCTCTTCGGGCGGGGGCTCTGGCGCGGGGACATGGACTCGGTCTATTTTTATGGCGTGGGGGCAAGTCGAGAGGGGGGAATTAACAGGCAGACACGTGGGGCCCACCGCAAGCAGCAGTGGATCAGCAGGCCGCTGTCAGGAGTTAATGAAGTTATTAGCCCACGTGTCACGCAGCTTAGCTGAGGAGATCAGACGGCACGGCACAGGCCAGGGGGGGCTTTCAGGGCGGGTTCGTGGACAACCGCCAACAACATGTGTTGACAAAACGCTATCGATTTCGCAGATCGATTTGCTGGAAACTCTCGTTTTCAACTGTTCATGATGAACCGGTTCTAAAATGCAAGCAAAGTCACACTTCGGAGATGGAAAAAGGTCAAGTATTTTTAATGGAATGAGGATTGTATTTTTAAAGGAAATGTTATGTTGCATACATGTTGGTAGCACTAGCACAAGTAGTTTATGATGACGAATCTATCTGGTTGAGCTAACAGAATACGCATGCATCCTCCATTCTGAAAGAGGGAGACCAACCCATGCATGAGCGTACTCGACGCCTTGAAGCATTCCTCCATGGCAGAAGAGAAAGCTTCAGGTTATAGCGGGCCCTTCCTCATTCTCGCCT from Setaria italica strain Yugu1 chromosome II, Setaria_italica_v2.0, whole genome shotgun sequence encodes the following:
- the LOC101784524 gene encoding signal peptidase complex-like protein DTM1 is translated as MSPRQSPRPKRDHQQQSEPDGQRGRKSRQAAAAAAAAAAAQGARASRFVSPGRGRDGGREPKLREGLFGRGGTGRLAAEGPGGMGRDELLRRSLVALAAVVVITGLATASLRKAAATYGFGILAIAGVLLPDWEFFDRDFSQWLTPMPASRRTAAAAAAEREHDVWKFKPYPLRMAMLTTIYGFGLYKWWMYVSS